A DNA window from Gammaproteobacteria bacterium contains the following coding sequences:
- the rpoZ gene encoding DNA-directed RNA polymerase subunit omega, whose product MARITVEDCLKTIHNRFELVIVAAKRARELEIGGADATVAWENDKATVVALREIAKGKITKEILEEFDK is encoded by the coding sequence ATGGCTCGTATTACCGTCGAAGATTGTTTGAAAACTATCCATAATCGTTTTGAACTTGTTATTGTAGCTGCCAAGCGGGCTCGAGAATTAGAAATTGGTGGCGCTGACGCTACCGTTGCCTGGGAAAATGATAAGGCTACCGTGGTTGCGCTGCGAGAGATTGCCAAGGGTAAGATTACGAAAGAAATACTAGAAGAGTTCGATAAGTAA
- the gmk gene encoding guanylate kinase encodes MGSLFTIAAASGSGKTSLVKGLTETLKRIQVSISHTTRPAREGENNGDHYFFVSKQQFLNMIGMNEFLEHAEVFGHYYGTSKSWVEETLEQGIDVILEIDWQGASQIRKQFPYSTSIFILPPSIQILRERLLNRRQDSLDIIEQRLSAASTEISHCKEFDYLVINGDFDHALSDLRAIIKSKRLESGMQLKRHSKLLEDLAQNQ; translated from the coding sequence ATCGGATCTTTATTTACCATAGCAGCCGCTTCAGGCTCGGGCAAAACCAGTTTGGTGAAAGGTTTGACGGAGACATTAAAAAGAATCCAGGTCTCCATTTCTCATACTACCCGTCCCGCTCGTGAAGGAGAAAATAATGGTGATCATTATTTCTTCGTTTCAAAGCAACAATTTCTCAATATGATTGGGATGAATGAGTTTCTAGAACATGCTGAAGTGTTTGGTCATTATTATGGAACTTCAAAAAGTTGGGTGGAGGAAACACTGGAGCAAGGGATTGATGTGATATTGGAAATTGATTGGCAAGGGGCATCACAAATACGTAAACAGTTCCCCTATAGCACCTCTATTTTTATTTTACCGCCTTCTATCCAAATTTTGAGAGAAAGGTTACTTAATCGTCGGCAGGACTCACTGGATATTATTGAGCAACGTCTTTCAGCCGCAAGTACGGAAATCTCCCATTGCAAAGAATTTGATTATCTTGTAATTAATGGTGATTTTGATCATGCATTGTCTGATTTAAGAGCCATAATCAAGTCGAAACGTCTGGAAAGTGGTATGCAACTGAAAAGACATAGCAAACTACTGGAAGATCTCGCACAAAATCAGTAA